In one window of Hevea brasiliensis isolate MT/VB/25A 57/8 chromosome 10, ASM3005281v1, whole genome shotgun sequence DNA:
- the LOC110645070 gene encoding probable sodium/metabolite cotransporter BASS3, chloroplastic produces MASITSISPTLPVTTVPKLSIYTKLPNSVSLRCSFTCCLVSKRAGPRACNNGGLLTFACSTSPFIGRVGLQRREGNVSLLYFGINPDAEVSKTDASQVLSAMLPFVVAATAIAALAQPSTFTWVSKELYAPALGGIMLSIGIKLSIDDFALAFKRPLPLSVGFLAQYVLKPALGVSVAKAFGMSRMFYTGFLLMSCVAGAQLSSYASFLSKGDVAMSILLTSSTTIASVLITPLLTGLLIGSVVPVDAVAMSKSILQVVLVPVTLGLVLNTYAKPVVNVIQPVMPFVAMICTSICIGSPLAINRSQILSTEGLRLVLPVLAFHTAAFAFGYWISRIPALRLDEEVSRTISLCTGMQSSTLAGLLATQFLGTTQAVPPACSVVAMAIMGLSLASFWGNGSRIRDLPSQLFPHFGSTVKA; encoded by the exons ATGGCCTCAATCACCTCTATATCTCCCACACTCCCCGTGACAACGGTACCAAAACTCTCCATCTACACAAAATTACCAAACTCTGTTTCTTTACGTTGTTCGTTCACTTGTTGTTTAGTTTCGAAGCGCGCAGGACCAAGGGCCTGCAACAACGGCGGATTGCTTACATTCGCTTGCTCGACGTCTCCGTTTATAGGAAGAGTCGGGTTACAGAGAAGAGAAGGCAACGtttctcttttgtattttgggATTAATCCTGATGCTGAGGTATCAAAGACTGATGCTTCTCAGGTTCTTTCAGCAATGCTTCCTTTTGTGGTTGCTGCAACTGCTATTGCTGCTCTTGCTCAGCCATCTACTTTCACTTG GGTATCTAAGGAGCTATACGCCCCAGCCCTTGGTGGGATCATGTTGTCAATTGGAATTAAACTTTCTATTGATGATTTTGCTCTTGCATTTAAGAG ACCTTTACCACTATCTGTTGGGTTTCTCGCGCAGTATGTGCTAAAACCAGCCCTTGGGGTATCAGTTGCAAAGGCATTTGGGATGTCTCGGATGTTCTACACAGGTTTTCTCCTCATGTCTTGTGTTGCAGGGGCTCAACTATCAAGCTATGCCAGTTTCTTGAGCAAAGGGGATGTAGCCATGAGCATTCTCCTTACTAGCTCTACAACAATTGCATCAGTGCTTATCACGCCTCTTTTAACTGGCCTCCTCATTGGCTCTGTTGTTCCAGTTGATGCTGTTGCCATGTCAAAGTCGATATTGCAG gttGTTCTTGTTCCAGTTACCCTTGGCCTCGTGCTAAATACCTATGCAAAGCCAGTGGTAAATGTTATTCAGCCTGTGATGCCATTTGTTGCTATGATATGTACCTCAATTTGTATTGGCAGCCCTCTAGCTATAAATAGAAGTCAGATTCTGTCCACAGAGGGTCTCAGATTGGTTCTTCCAGTTTTGGCATTTCATACAGCTGCATTCGCTTTTGGATATTGGATTTCCAGAATTCCAGCTTTGAG GCTAGATGAAGAAGTTAGCAGGACAATTTCATTGTGCACAGGAATGCAAAGCTCCACACTGGCAGGTCTTCTTGCAACCCAGTTCCTTGGGACCACTCAGGCTGTCCCACCAGCATGCTCGGTAGTTGCCATGGCGATCATGGGTCTTTCTCTTGCATCTTTCTGGGGCAATGGGTCCCGAATAAGAGACCTACCTTCTCAGCTCTTCCCACATTTTGGTTCTACTGTGAAGGCTTAG